Within the Clostridium scatologenes genome, the region ATAGTATAAAAAACAAATTTAATATAGATGGGCTGAATATTGGAAGTTACGGAATGAACAGTGATTTAAATTTGACTAAGATTAAGAAACCCATGATAATGGGAGAAAAAAATTGGTCAGAAAAAATTGTATTTTATTTTGATTCACCTATTAAAAGTGGAAAGCATACCTTAGAAGTTTTAGATGGAGATGAAAATTTGTTGAAAGATGCTGCTGGATTTACTGTAAAAAAAGAAAGTAAGGATTTTTCAATAGATAGTAACAGTACCATTCCATCAATTAAATCTATAAAAGAAGTTGAAAATGGAGAAGTTGATATTATCTTTGACAGATCAATGGATGCGAAAACAGCTAAGGATAAATCAAACTATGAAATAAATGGTAAAAAAATATCTGATATAGATGGAGCTAGCATAAGCATCTCTAGCGGAGGAAATTTAGTAAAAATTAAATATATAACAGATGATACAATTAAAATTGGTTCAAATATAGTTTATATAAGCAGCAATATTAAGGATGCTTATGGAAACAAATTGAATGATGATAAGAGAATAAGCTTTGAACATCCTAAAAATGAAATAAAACCAACTGTTACAAAGGTTACTGCAATTGATGGTGAAACTGTTCGTGTGCAATTTAATAAAATTGTTAATTATTCTTATGCTGCAAGCATATCAAATTATGAATTAAAAGACAGCAAAGGAATAGATATAACAGATCATATTGATAGAATATATAATTCCCAAAATGAGAACATTAAAAGAAATACAGATGTTTATGACATTAAACTAAAAAAGATAAATCCACAGGATTCCAAAGATGATTGGAAATTAACAGGGGCAAAATATAATATTACAATTAAGCATATTATAGATACAGAAAATCCTTCAAATATGATGGAAGAATATACTGGTAGCTTAACAGGTACTGATGATACAGCACCAAATGTAATAGGAATATATTATAGGCAAAGTAAGTCTGAAAAAAAAGATGAAGTGGTTGTATATTTTAGCGAAGCTATGGACTCCAAAACTATTATTAATAAAGAAAATTATAAATTTATGAATGGAGAAGGAGTGAGTAAGTTATTACCACAAAATGCAAGCATAATACCAGGTGGGGATAACAAAAGTGTAACAATAGAATTTCCTTCAAGCTATAAGGTTAAAATAAATACTACAGAAAACAGTAATATTAACACTGGTATGAGCAATGATGTAATTAAAATACTAGTGTTCAATGTAAAGGATGAAGCTGGAAATTTATTAAATGGGACTTCATATTCAGATAGAATATGCATTAATACCTATGGGGCACAAGTAAAAGCTAAAACAATTAAGAGTTATTATGATGGAGATGATTTAAAGGCAGATATTCAATTTAATAGAAGTATAGAGAATTTAACTGCCAGTGATTTTACATTAGGAGGGATATCACCAACGTCTGCAAATTTTTCAGGGGATAAAGTAACACTTACATTTAATAATGGGTGTGCTGCTACGGATGATGAAAGAAAAGCAGTTCCAGTGATAAGCTTTGCTAATGGAAAAAGTAATAATAGTAAAAACACAACTAAAATAGATTTGATAAAAGCTCAAGGACAAAAAGCATATCTTGGAATAAGATCAGATGCTGAAACAATTGATGAAACTGGTGCACCTATAGCTAGTTTATCTGATAAGGAAGGTAACGGTCAAAATACAATATATGATTATGAGACGGCTCCAGAAACTATTTCACGTTACTGGAGTGCATCAAGGGAGAAGAATTTAGGAAAGGTTTATATTACATTTGATACAGTATTAGATGAAAACAGTGGTATAGATACAAATGATTTTATGTTTGTAGGCGATAATGGAAAAAGTTTAAAAGCTGATTCAGCAAAAGTAAGTGGAAATACCATTATATTTACATTTAATAGTGGAGCAGATTTTAATAACAAAATTGGAATAAGAGTTAAGAGTACATTGTCATCAGCAATAAGAACGCAAAGAGATAGTGCTGGAAATTATGCTAATTACGTTCCATCAAATGATGATATAAAAGAAAGAAGTGTAAGTATAACATTTTAATAATATTGAATCTGTAAAATACTATGTGTTGACTTTTTACATTTATAGCAATATACTGAAATAAAGGAATGTTAAGTAAAATATTAAAATTGAATAATAGTATTAGGTGCTGACATTTGTTGAAAATGCAGTTAAAAGGGAAAGTGGAAGAACCACTGCAGCCCACCGCTACTGTGAGGATGATGAAACCTTATTATGCCACTGGATAATTTATCTGGGAAGACAGGGGAGTAAAATGAATCCGAGCCAGGAAACCTGCCTGATATTTGTTGATTCTTTCGGAGGGAAAGATAGATACAAAGGAATGTTATCTGTAATAGGTAATGTTTATTATGAATGCAGGTGGGCTCTTTCAGGAGTCCATTTTTTTATGCAATTTTTACTTAATTTGTTAATAGTGTAAATAAATAGAGAGGAGGCGGCTATGAAAAATATAATAACTTAAATATTTTGTTAAAAATTAATACTATACTTGAAAAAATTTAATAAGGGGGGGACGGTATGAAAAAAATATTTAGTAAAATAATACTGCTTCTATTTATGTTCAGTATTACTTTATCTAATATTGGTAACGTACATGCTAATGAAGCTATAAGCAAAAGTAGAATTTTTGGAAATGACAGAGTTGAAACTTCTATAAAAATAAGTGAAAATGGATGGCAGAATGGTACAGATACAGCTATCATAGCTCAAGGATATGGATATGCAGATGCACTTTGTGCAGCACCGCTTGCTAAAAAATATAATGCTCCATTATTGCTTACAGATAAAAGTGGGTTGAATAATGGAACTATTAATGAGTTAAAAAGGCTTAAAGTTAAAAACGTTTTCTTAATTGGAGGAAGCGGAGCTTTATCTTCAAATGTAGAAAATCAATTAAAAAATTTAGGAATAAATCATATTGAAAGATTATGGGGAAAGGATAGGTATGAAACCTCTTTAAAGATAGCTGAAAGTTTAGGGGAAGTAAATGGTGTTGTTGTTACTTCAGGAAATGGTTATGCAGATAGTCTATCCATAGCACCTATTGCAGCTCAAAAGGGAATGCCTATACTGCTTTCTGATAAGAATGGTCTTACAGATGGAATAAAAAATTATATAAAAGATAAAAATATA harbors:
- a CDS encoding cell wall-binding repeat-containing protein, with product MNRIGTRVLTGAVFMLIVLITALSPTSISAAAGSVTRIGEADKYATAAKAATTNWKISDNIILVSGEGYADAISVIPLAKKLDAPVLLTEAGTLNTYTANAISTLKAKNIYVVGGNTSVSQAIRSKLKENYNLIELNGDNRYETNASVAQKLVELGVDASNVMMVGGEGFSDAISVAPIAAAKGQILLLGNNNPNSMKSVLNFISNNKSKITVIGTKSVIDDKILNSFSGTRIDGGQNRFYTNLKVLKLFKDSIKMDKLYVANTSGDEYTDALVASSLAGRTLSPLVLIDEQGISATTNAMEYIKTSAAKKTELTVIGGINTISESTLNDINKALSDCEAPTGELTVQSIEAVSLNQMEVHFNTKVDKDSSKNVTNYKIDGAQLTFADDYGKAIDENSAVATSLNNNTVLITLAKPRKQLDNVKVSVNKGILTLDKKNYIDGFEQDVMFSDIIPPTLNKVTVRGNNQIIVEFSKAVNMKNVNSIKNKFNIDGLNIGSYGMNSDLNLTKIKKPMIMGEKNWSEKIVFYFDSPIKSGKHTLEVLDGDENLLKDAAGFTVKKESKDFSIDSNSTIPSIKSIKEVENGEVDIIFDRSMDAKTAKDKSNYEINGKKISDIDGASISISSGGNLVKIKYITDDTIKIGSNIVYISSNIKDAYGNKLNDDKRISFEHPKNEIKPTVTKVTAIDGETVRVQFNKIVNYSYAASISNYELKDSKGIDITDHIDRIYNSQNENIKRNTDVYDIKLKKINPQDSKDDWKLTGAKYNITIKHIIDTENPSNMMEEYTGSLTGTDDTAPNVIGIYYRQSKSEKKDEVVVYFSEAMDSKTIINKENYKFMNGEGVSKLLPQNASIIPGGDNKSVTIEFPSSYKVKINTTENSNINTGMSNDVIKILVFNVKDEAGNLLNGTSYSDRICINTYGAQVKAKTIKSYYDGDDLKADIQFNRSIENLTASDFTLGGISPTSANFSGDKVTLTFNNGCAATDDERKAVPVISFANGKSNNSKNTTKIDLIKAQGQKAYLGIRSDAETIDETGAPIASLSDKEGNGQNTIYDYETAPETISRYWSASREKNLGKVYITFDTVLDENSGIDTNDFMFVGDNGKSLKADSAKVSGNTIIFTFNSGADFNNKIGIRVKSTLSSAIRTQRDSAGNYANYVPSNDDIKERSVSITF